The Malus domestica chromosome 10, GDT2T_hap1 genome contains a region encoding:
- the LOC139188586 gene encoding uncharacterized protein: MHQITLFGPKGFVTGSIKEPNEDSVENDAWETGNAIVKGWLINSMDPTIMGFFIHLRTAKEVWEEVARTYYDGSDISQIYELKVKPIKIECALDLKTLREEVQLDRVYAFLAGLDDVFDKVRSDILRTPPLPSLEEVFSVVRREAQHHATMMRGSAAGNQGGTLPVAMMSQPSSSGRPYGPSSSPNSCPFTRENKDDLKCTFCWQTRHMEYLNGFWN, translated from the exons ATGCATCAAATTACCCTttttggtccaaaagggttTGTGACAGGGAGTATTAAGGAGCCCAATGAAGACAGTGTTGAAAATGATGCTTGGGAGACTGGGAATGCAATTGTGAAAGGATGGTTGATTAACTCCATGGATCCTACTATCATGGGTTTTTTCATTCATCTTCGTACTGCTAAAGAAGTGTGGGAAGAAGTTGCCAGGACGTATTATGATGGATCTGATATCTCTCAGATTTATGAATTGAAAGTGAA ACCAATCAAGATAGAGTGTGCTCTTGACTTGAAGACACTTCGGGAAGAAGTTCAACTAGACCGCGTGTATGCTTTTTTAGCAGGCCTCGATGATGTGTTTGACAAGGTCCGTAGTGATATTCTGAGAACTCCGCCTTTACCATCATTGGAGGAAGTGTTTTCAGTAGTTAGGCGGGAAGCTCAACACCATGCTACTATGATGAGAGGTAGTGCCGCTGGGAACCAAGGAGGAACCCTTCCCGTGGCTATGATGTCACAACCTTCTTCTTCTGGCCGACCCTATGGTCCATCTTCATCACCCAATTCTTGCCCTTTCACTCGAGAGAATAAGGATGATTTGAAGTGTACTTTTTGTTGGCAAACTCGTCATATGGAGTACCTGAATGGTTTCTGGAATTGA